The genomic window CTGGAGCAGTCATGCTGAGCTTTTCCGGCAGCCTGAAAGTATTCGTCGCGCTGGAAGCCTGCGACCTGCGCAAAGGCTTCAGCGGCCTCTATGCCGCCGTGACCGAGCGCCTCGGGGAAGATCCCAGGGGCGGCGCGCTCTTCGTGTTCTGCAACCGGCGGCGCACGCGCCTCAAAATCCTCTGCTGGGATGGCACCGGTCTGTGGGTGCTGACGAAGCGCTTGGAGCAGGGAACTTTTTCGTGGCCCCGGCACGTCGAGCCGCAAACCACCAAGCTCAGTTTGACGCCGCAAGCGCTGGCGCTGCTGACCGACGGCGTGGATTTGCGCGGCGCGAAACTGCGTCCGTGGTATCAGCGCGAGGACTGAAGACGGAGCGCGGAAAAAATCTTCGTGGTGTTTGAACATTTTCGCGGCGCGTGAGTCTCTTTCTGCAACTCACGATGGACGCCACGCTCACCAACGAACTCAGCGCGCTGCGCGAGCTGGTGTCCACGTTGCGCGGCGCGCTCGACACGGCGAAGTCACTCACCGAGTCGCTTCAGGCCGAGAACAAACTGCTCCGGCAAAAGCTCGATCTCTTTCTCGCGCGCTACTTCGGCGGCACGAAGAACGAAAGCCTCGATCCCAAACAACTCGAACTGTTGCTGGCGGGGCTTGAGGCGTTGAGCGCACCGGCTGCGGCGGTGGAAAAACCCGTTGCGCCCCGCGCCGCAGTCACGCCGCGTCCCGCGCGCCAGCCCCTGCCTGCCAATCTGGAAACCGAGCGCGTGGTGCTCGAACCGGCGGAAGTGCAGCAACAGCCCACCGGCTGGCGCCGGCTGGGCGAGGAAGTCACCGAGGAACTCGACTGGAAGCCGGCGAAGTTCATCAAGCGCCTCTACATCCGGCCCAAGTATGCGAACGCCGAGCGCATCGTCATCGCGCCGCTGCCCGCGCGTTTGATCGAGAAGGGTCTGCCCGGCGCGGGCCTGCTCACGCAGGTGATCGTGGGCAAGTATGAGGACCACCTGCCGCTCTACCGGCAGGAGAAGATTTACCGCGAACGTCACGGCGTGAACCTCTCGCGCCAGACGCTCTGCGGCTGGGTGGAAGTGGCCGCAGACTGGCTCTCGCCCATTTACCGGGAGATGAAAGCCCACTTGGTGGCGCAGGATTATTTGCAAGCCGACGAAACCCCGATCCGTTACCTGGATCCGGACGTGAAAGGCAAAAGCCAGT from Verrucomicrobiota bacterium includes these protein-coding regions:
- the tnpB gene encoding IS66 family insertion sequence element accessory protein TnpB gives rise to the protein MLSFSGSLKVFVALEACDLRKGFSGLYAAVTERLGEDPRGGALFVFCNRRRTRLKILCWDGTGLWVLTKRLEQGTFSWPRHVEPQTTKLSLTPQALALLTDGVDLRGAKLRPWYQRED